In Xanthomonas sacchari, a genomic segment contains:
- a CDS encoding SLC13 family permease: protein MDTALTLTTDMKLVLGLVGFTMAMFVFERIRADVVALVVLVVLGVTGLIAPEELFSGFSGNAVMSIIATTILGAGLERTGALNRLASWLLRRARGVEERLMLLTTAIAGLNSSFMQNPSVMALYLPVASRLAGRTGLTLQRLLLPIAAAIVMGGALTMVGNSPLILLNDLLQSANNNLPSGMATIEPLRMFAPLPIGVALLLASLIYFRVRGDKALAEEERLINDGVTPARTESYFARTYGIEGDVFELIVSADSPLVGMTLGEAETVHDAPLLLALKTGNDTRLAPPADMRIWVGSVLGVMGARQQVADFAQNQFLRLSSRLRNLGDLFNPSRAGISEAVIPPTSRFIGKSAAELRLRKQAGISLLAINRDKQVIREDVRKVPLRAGDMLVFHSIWQDLAQASESRDFVVVTDYPKGEHRPHKFKIAMTIFALTILIALTSKLPVALTLMTGVAGMLLTGVLRMDEAYAAINWKTVFLMAGLIPLGWAMDSSGAAAWVAGHTIARLPEGIPVWALEIALGLLTTAFSLVISHVGATIVMVPIAVNLALAAGGNPTAFALIVALSASNNLMTASNPVISMITGPANYQPRELWRVGGPLSLIYTLVVVLMVNLMSMDWWHAL from the coding sequence ATGGACACCGCGCTGACGCTGACCACCGATATGAAGCTCGTGCTCGGGCTGGTCGGCTTCACCATGGCGATGTTCGTGTTCGAGCGGATCCGCGCCGACGTGGTGGCGCTGGTGGTGCTGGTGGTGCTCGGCGTCACCGGGCTGATCGCGCCGGAAGAGCTGTTCAGCGGCTTCTCCGGCAACGCGGTGATGAGCATCATCGCCACCACCATCCTCGGCGCCGGGCTGGAGCGCACCGGCGCGCTGAACCGGCTGGCGTCGTGGCTGCTGCGGCGCGCGCGCGGGGTGGAGGAACGGCTGATGCTGCTGACCACCGCCATCGCCGGGCTCAACTCCTCGTTCATGCAGAACCCCTCGGTGATGGCGCTGTACCTGCCGGTGGCCTCGCGCCTGGCCGGGCGCACCGGGCTCACCCTGCAGCGGCTGCTGCTGCCGATCGCCGCGGCCATCGTGATGGGCGGCGCATTGACCATGGTCGGCAACTCGCCGCTGATCCTGCTCAACGACCTGCTGCAGTCGGCCAACAACAACCTACCCTCGGGCATGGCCACCATCGAGCCGCTGCGCATGTTCGCGCCGCTGCCGATCGGCGTGGCGCTGCTGCTGGCCTCGCTGATCTACTTCCGCGTGCGCGGCGACAAGGCGCTGGCCGAAGAGGAGCGGCTGATCAACGATGGCGTCACCCCGGCGCGCACCGAGAGCTACTTCGCGCGTACCTACGGCATCGAAGGCGACGTGTTCGAGCTGATCGTCAGCGCCGACAGCCCGCTGGTCGGCATGACCCTGGGCGAGGCCGAGACCGTGCACGACGCGCCGCTGCTGCTGGCGCTGAAGACCGGCAACGACACCCGGCTGGCGCCGCCGGCGGACATGCGCATCTGGGTCGGCAGCGTGCTCGGGGTGATGGGCGCGCGCCAGCAGGTCGCCGATTTCGCGCAGAACCAGTTCCTGCGCCTGTCCTCGCGCCTGCGCAACCTGGGCGACCTGTTCAATCCCAGCCGCGCCGGCATCTCCGAAGCGGTGATCCCGCCGACCTCGCGCTTCATCGGCAAGAGCGCGGCCGAACTGCGCCTGCGCAAGCAGGCCGGGATCAGCCTGCTGGCGATCAACCGCGACAAGCAGGTGATCCGCGAGGACGTGCGCAAGGTGCCGCTGCGCGCCGGCGACATGCTGGTGTTCCACAGCATCTGGCAGGACCTGGCGCAGGCCTCGGAAAGCCGCGACTTCGTGGTGGTCACCGACTACCCCAAGGGCGAGCACCGCCCGCACAAGTTCAAGATCGCGATGACGATCTTCGCCCTGACCATCCTGATCGCGCTCACCTCCAAGCTGCCGGTGGCGCTGACCCTGATGACCGGCGTCGCCGGCATGCTGCTGACCGGCGTGCTGCGCATGGACGAGGCCTATGCGGCGATCAACTGGAAGACCGTGTTCCTGATGGCCGGGCTGATCCCGCTGGGCTGGGCGATGGACAGCAGCGGCGCGGCGGCCTGGGTCGCCGGCCACACCATCGCGCGCTTGCCCGAGGGCATCCCGGTATGGGCACTGGAGATCGCCCTGGGCCTGCTCACCACCGCGTTCTCGCTGGTGATCAGCCACGTCGGCGCGACCATCGTGATGGTGCCGATCGCGGTCAACCTGGCGCTGGCGGCCGGCGGCAATCCCACCGCGTTCGCGCTGATCGTGGCGCTGTCGGCGTCCAACAACCTGATGACCGCGTCCAATCCGGTGATCTCGATGATCACCGGCCCGGCCAACTACCAGCCGCGCGAACTGTGGCGGGTCGGCGGCCCGCTGTCGCTGATCTACACGCTGGTGGTGGTGCTGATGGTCAACCTGATGTCGATGGACTGGTGGCACGCGCTGTAG
- the trmB gene encoding tRNA (guanosine(46)-N7)-methyltransferase TrmB, with protein sequence MTDPFSSAGAKTPPKPFTVEEGHRQVRSFVLRQGRFTPAQQRAFDALWPRFGLDYSGQPRDLDATFGRNAPKVLEIGFGNGAALRHAAQHDPSRDYIGIEVHAPGVGRLLNALAEDSADHVRLYHHDAVEVLQHEIADGSLDEVRIYFPDPWHKKRHNKRRLLQPAFAALLVRKLRDGGRLHCATDWADYAEQMWDVLDATPGLVNRAGPRGHVPRPDWRPQTHFETRGQKLGHGVWDLLYDRESGTGNRESEAPSPAPPR encoded by the coding sequence ATGACCGACCCGTTCTCCAGCGCCGGCGCCAAGACCCCGCCGAAACCCTTCACCGTCGAGGAAGGGCACCGCCAGGTGCGCAGCTTCGTGCTGCGCCAGGGCCGCTTCACCCCGGCCCAGCAGCGCGCGTTCGACGCGCTGTGGCCGCGCTTCGGCCTGGATTACAGCGGCCAGCCGCGCGACCTGGACGCCACCTTCGGCCGCAACGCGCCCAAGGTGCTGGAGATCGGCTTCGGCAACGGCGCCGCGTTGCGCCATGCCGCGCAACACGACCCGAGCCGCGACTACATCGGCATCGAGGTGCACGCGCCCGGCGTCGGCCGCCTGCTCAACGCGCTGGCCGAGGACAGCGCCGACCACGTGCGCCTGTACCACCACGATGCGGTGGAGGTGCTGCAGCACGAGATCGCCGACGGCAGCCTGGACGAGGTGCGCATCTACTTCCCCGATCCCTGGCACAAGAAGCGCCACAACAAGCGGCGCCTGCTGCAGCCGGCGTTCGCCGCGCTGCTGGTACGCAAGCTGCGCGACGGCGGGCGCCTGCACTGCGCCACCGACTGGGCCGACTACGCCGAGCAGATGTGGGACGTGCTCGACGCCACCCCCGGCCTGGTCAACCGCGCCGGCCCGCGCGGCCACGTGCCGCGCCCGGACTGGCGCCCCCAGACCCACTTCGAGACCCGCGGCCAGAAGTTGGGGCATGGGGTGTGGGATTTGCTGTACGACCGGGAATCGGGAACGGGGAATCGGGAATCGGAAGCGCCCTCGCCCGCCCCTCCCCGATAG
- a CDS encoding thiazole synthase, translating into MNAPAPHDALVIAGKPYRSRLLTGTGKFADLEQTRLATEAAAAQIVTVAIRRSNIGQNPGEPNLLDVLPPEQYTILPNTAGCYTAEDAVRTCRLARELLDGHNLTKLEVLGDQRTLFPDVVQTLKAAEILVADGFEVMVYTSDDPILAKRLEEIGCVAVMPLAAPIGSGLGIQNRYNLLEIIDNAKVPIIVDAGVGTASDAAIAMELGCDGVLMNTAIAGARNPVLMASAMRKAVEAGREAFLAGRIPRKRYASASSPVDGLIG; encoded by the coding sequence ATGAACGCTCCCGCCCCCCACGATGCGCTGGTGATCGCCGGCAAACCCTACCGTTCGCGCCTGCTCACCGGCACCGGCAAGTTCGCCGACCTCGAACAGACCCGCCTGGCCACCGAGGCCGCCGCCGCGCAGATCGTCACCGTGGCGATCCGCCGCAGCAACATCGGCCAGAACCCGGGCGAGCCCAACCTGCTCGACGTGCTGCCGCCCGAGCAGTACACCATCCTGCCCAACACCGCCGGCTGCTATACCGCCGAGGACGCGGTGCGCACCTGCCGCTTGGCGCGCGAACTGCTCGACGGCCACAACCTGACCAAGCTGGAAGTGCTGGGCGACCAGCGCACCCTGTTCCCGGACGTGGTGCAGACCCTCAAGGCCGCCGAAATCCTGGTGGCCGACGGCTTCGAGGTGATGGTCTATACCAGCGACGACCCGATCCTGGCCAAGCGCCTGGAAGAGATCGGCTGCGTGGCGGTGATGCCGCTGGCCGCGCCGATCGGCTCCGGCCTGGGCATCCAGAACCGCTACAACCTGCTGGAGATCATCGACAACGCCAAGGTGCCGATCATCGTCGACGCCGGCGTCGGCACCGCCTCGGACGCGGCGATCGCGATGGAGCTGGGCTGCGACGGCGTATTGATGAACACCGCCATCGCCGGCGCGCGCAATCCGGTGCTGATGGCCAGCGCCATGCGCAAGGCGGTGGAGGCCGGCCGCGAGGCGTTCCTGGCCGGGCGCATCCCGCGCAAGCGCTACGCCAGCGCCTCCTCGCCGGTCGACGGGCTGATCGGGTGA